A single window of Dermacentor albipictus isolate Rhodes 1998 colony chromosome 1, USDA_Dalb.pri_finalv2, whole genome shotgun sequence DNA harbors:
- the LOC135912416 gene encoding uncharacterized protein, giving the protein MAVRVTCRALWSRLKLLYMPKPETATWLQIAEGFEHTWQFPKYLGAVEGKHVHIKCPAKSGRMYFNYKGTYSIVHLAVVDSNYKLVVVDDGKQSDGGVLEQSIFGQLLDKEKLQLPRDLLLPNIALPAPCVFSGDEAFQLRNDFLRPYPGRGLEASKRVFNYRLSRARRCVENAFGILVTRWRILGRSMGESPENAEQVVKALKPLFALGKNIAKANNTGACVDLCRG; this is encoded by the exons AAACCCGAGACTGCCACCTGGCTGCAGATTGCGGAGGGCTTTGAGCATACCTGGCAGTTTCCAAAGTACCTTGGAGCTGTTGAAGGCAAGCATGTGCACATCAAGTGCCCTGCCAAATCAGGAAGAATGTACTTCAACTACAAG GGCACTTATTCCATTGTGCATCTTGCTGTGGTTGACAGCAACTACAAGCTCGTTGTTGTTGACGACGGAAAGCAGAGCGACGGGGGAGTGCTCGAGCAGTCCATATTCGGGCAGTTACTGGACAAAGAAAAGCTGCAGCTTCCCCGGGACCTGCTACTACCGAACATAGCCCTGCCAGCTCCTTGTGTCTTTAGCGGGGATGAGGCCTTCCAGCTGAGAAACGATTTTTTGAGGCCATACCCAGGTCGAGGATTGGAGGCCAGCAAAAGGGTATTCAACTACCGCCTCAGTAGAGCAAG AAGGTGTGTCGAGAATGCTTTTGGAATCCTGGTGACCCGGTGGAGGATCCTCGGAAGATCAATGGGGGAAAGCCCAGAAAATGCTGAGCAGGTGGTGAAGGCACT gaaacccttgtTTGCGCTGGGCAAGAACATTGCCAAGGCCAACAACACTGGCGCCTGTGTCGACCTCTGCAGGGGCTGA